Proteins from a genomic interval of Prevotella sp. E13-27:
- a CDS encoding RNA polymerase sigma factor RpoD/SigA, translated as MRQLKITRSITKRDSESLEKYLQEISKEEMISVEEEVELAQRIKKGDRKALERLTKANLRFVVSVAKQYQNQGLSLPDLINEGNLGLLKAAEKFDETRGFKFISYAVWWIRQSILQALAEQSRLVRLPLNQVGAAGKINRILTKFEQENERRPSVEELSEQIDLPQDKIDEAILANNTHHVSMDAPFSDSDEGSLLDVMINSDSPMADNLLVKESLRSEIKDALKVLNERERNIIKAFFGIDQPELTLEEIGVKYSLTRERVRQIKEKAIRRLRENTKNDILKSYLGQ; from the coding sequence ATGAGACAACTTAAAATCACGAGATCTATCACGAAAAGGGACAGTGAATCCCTTGAGAAGTATTTGCAGGAAATAAGCAAAGAAGAAATGATTAGCGTGGAAGAAGAAGTGGAACTTGCCCAGCGCATAAAGAAAGGCGACAGAAAAGCCCTTGAGCGCTTGACAAAAGCAAATCTCCGCTTCGTGGTGTCAGTGGCAAAGCAGTATCAGAACCAAGGCCTCAGCCTGCCCGACCTCATAAATGAAGGCAACTTAGGCCTGCTCAAAGCAGCAGAGAAGTTCGATGAGACAAGAGGCTTCAAGTTCATCTCATATGCTGTGTGGTGGATTCGCCAGAGCATTCTTCAGGCATTGGCAGAACAGAGCAGGTTAGTCCGACTGCCACTTAACCAAGTGGGTGCAGCAGGAAAGATAAATCGCATATTGACAAAGTTCGAACAGGAGAACGAACGACGTCCGTCTGTCGAGGAACTATCAGAGCAGATTGACCTGCCACAAGACAAGATTGACGAAGCTATATTGGCAAATAATACTCATCATGTATCGATGGACGCTCCTTTCTCCGACAGCGACGAGGGCTCATTACTCGATGTGATGATAAACAGCGACTCACCTATGGCAGACAACCTGCTGGTAAAAGAGTCACTTCGTTCAGAGATAAAAGATGCGCTGAAGGTTCTCAACGAGAGAGAGAGAAACATCATTAAGGCGTTCTTCGGCATTGACCAGCCAGAGTTGACTCTTGAGGAGATAGGCGTAAAATACTCACTCACACGAGAAAGAGTAAGACAGATTAAGGAAAAAGCAATAAGAAGACTTAGAGAGAATACCAAGAACGATATTCTGAAAAGCTATTTAGGACAATAG
- a CDS encoding Do family serine endopeptidase gives MKKIVNYFAPALSVVAIVFSVAAFNQTCAATKNSPSVTELSAAPAGQPVDLTYAADKALPTVVYIKNTQNSKMQTVEYSDPFADFFNDPFGGFFGRGDNNGKQKRQVQTPKRVAAGSGVIISSDGYIVTNNHVVDGADELTVTLNDNKEYSARIIGADKTTDLALIKIDGKNLPAIKVTNSDNVKVGEWVLAVGNPLGLNNTVTAGIVSAKARTMGEGVSSMIQTDAAINQGNSGGALVNTNGDLIGINAMIYSQTGSNIGYGFAIPTNIMNKVVEDLKKYGTVQRAMIGIRGTDVNMYVDSEKEKGNEIDLGTMEGIYIAEVVEDGAAEDAGLKKGDVITNIDGQKVTKFGELTGIIAQKRPGDKISITYLRDKKKKTATLTLKNEQGNTKVVKTADVDVLGADFRPVTQATKASLDINYGLEVIKIKGGKMKEAGIPKGFIILRVNDSAMRTVEDLEEAVKEASSTSDQVLIVKGVFPTGKRGYFVVQLQNE, from the coding sequence ATGAAAAAGATTGTAAATTACTTCGCACCAGCATTAAGCGTGGTAGCAATTGTTTTCTCGGTAGCAGCATTCAATCAGACATGTGCAGCAACGAAGAACTCGCCTTCAGTAACAGAGTTGTCAGCAGCTCCTGCAGGACAGCCTGTTGACCTCACATACGCTGCAGACAAGGCTTTACCTACAGTTGTATATATTAAGAATACACAGAATTCAAAAATGCAGACTGTGGAATATAGCGATCCGTTTGCCGACTTTTTCAATGATCCGTTCGGAGGCTTCTTCGGCCGCGGAGACAATAATGGCAAGCAGAAGCGACAGGTGCAGACACCTAAACGCGTGGCTGCTGGCTCAGGCGTAATCATATCTTCAGATGGTTACATAGTGACCAATAATCATGTTGTTGACGGAGCTGACGAACTGACAGTTACGCTCAATGACAACAAAGAGTATTCAGCACGCATTATTGGTGCCGACAAGACTACCGACCTGGCACTCATAAAGATTGACGGCAAGAATCTTCCTGCAATCAAGGTCACGAACAGCGATAACGTAAAGGTGGGCGAATGGGTGCTCGCAGTAGGAAACCCACTCGGCCTGAACAACACCGTTACGGCTGGTATAGTATCTGCAAAGGCGCGCACCATGGGTGAAGGAGTATCATCAATGATTCAGACTGATGCAGCCATCAACCAAGGAAACTCTGGTGGCGCTCTTGTCAACACCAATGGTGACCTGATTGGCATCAACGCCATGATTTATTCACAGACAGGTTCAAACATTGGTTACGGCTTTGCCATTCCAACAAACATCATGAATAAGGTTGTGGAAGACCTGAAGAAATATGGCACAGTACAGCGTGCAATGATAGGCATCCGTGGTACTGATGTAAACATGTATGTTGACTCAGAGAAGGAGAAAGGCAACGAGATTGATCTTGGCACCATGGAAGGAATCTATATTGCCGAGGTTGTAGAAGACGGCGCTGCTGAAGATGCAGGACTTAAGAAGGGAGATGTCATCACAAATATCGATGGACAGAAAGTTACGAAGTTCGGTGAGCTGACAGGCATCATCGCACAGAAGCGTCCTGGCGACAAGATTTCTATCACCTACCTGCGCGACAAGAAAAAGAAGACTGCTACCCTCACTCTGAAGAATGAGCAGGGCAACACCAAGGTCGTTAAGACTGCCGATGTTGACGTACTTGGAGCAGACTTCCGTCCTGTTACCCAGGCTACGAAGGCTTCACTCGACATAAACTACGGTCTTGAGGTTATCAAGATTAAAGGTGGCAAGATGAAGGAAGCTGGTATTCCTAAGGGATTCATCATTCTGCGTGTCAACGATTCGGCAATGCGCACAGTAGAGGATCTTGAAGAAGCAGTGAAGGAAGCATCGTCAACATCTGATCAGGTGCTCATCGTAAAGGGTGTCTTCCCAACAGGCAAGCGTGGTTACTTCGTAGTGCAGTTGCAGAATGAATAA
- a CDS encoding YihY/virulence factor BrkB family protein, giving the protein MTIKRIIEFFQVDLWKIDADRQSPLSRIFYQILQIVSLAIRFFTTKRVMSQASALTYSTLLAIVPILAVVFAIARGFGYSIYIEMWFRDALSSQPQTAEIIIGFVNSYLVHTKSGIFLGIGLVFMLYTVLMLVSNIEATFNEIWQVKKPRSIFRTFTDYLAMFFLFPMLIVLSSGLSIFMVTIADSMPDFLLLGPMMKITVKLAPYVLMSALFMALYVFMPNTHVKFKNAIIPGILSGIAMQWLQYFYINSQIWMTSYNAIYGSFAALPLLMLWAQISWTICLFGAELTYISQNLDYYDYDTKTDDISHRYQLMLSAILMSRICRRFADGKQPHTIESLQQETGIPVRIVNDLLYKLMEARLLIEISSDEKGEASQFLPAESIVNLNLGVLIDRLEAQGKWKIDLPIGKLVDKKWEKALNLRGNYLKSLQEIKLEDLAK; this is encoded by the coding sequence ATGACAATCAAACGAATCATTGAATTCTTTCAAGTTGACCTGTGGAAAATCGACGCAGACCGCCAGTCGCCACTATCACGAATATTTTATCAGATACTCCAGATAGTATCTCTCGCCATACGCTTCTTCACAACCAAACGTGTGATGTCACAGGCATCAGCGCTGACATACTCCACCCTTCTCGCCATAGTTCCTATACTGGCAGTGGTGTTTGCCATAGCCAGAGGATTCGGATATAGCATATATATAGAGATGTGGTTCCGCGATGCCCTTTCAAGCCAGCCACAGACGGCAGAGATAATCATTGGCTTTGTCAACAGCTATCTTGTGCATACAAAGAGCGGCATCTTCCTCGGCATTGGTCTGGTGTTCATGCTCTACACCGTGCTGATGCTTGTGAGCAATATAGAAGCAACATTCAACGAGATATGGCAGGTAAAGAAACCAAGAAGCATCTTCAGGACATTTACCGACTATCTGGCAATGTTCTTCCTATTCCCCATGCTTATAGTGCTGTCGTCAGGTCTTAGCATCTTCATGGTCACTATAGCTGACTCAATGCCCGATTTCCTTTTGCTCGGACCAATGATGAAGATAACCGTGAAACTTGCTCCATATGTACTGATGTCGGCGCTGTTCATGGCCCTTTATGTCTTCATGCCCAACACCCACGTGAAGTTTAAGAACGCTATTATACCAGGCATACTCTCAGGTATCGCAATGCAATGGCTGCAGTATTTCTATATCAACTCGCAGATTTGGATGACAAGCTACAACGCCATCTATGGATCGTTTGCAGCACTTCCGTTGCTGATGCTGTGGGCACAGATATCGTGGACAATATGCCTCTTCGGAGCAGAGCTGACATACATCAGTCAGAATCTTGACTACTACGACTATGACACAAAGACAGATGACATAAGCCATCGCTATCAGCTCATGCTGTCAGCCATACTAATGTCACGAATTTGCCGACGCTTTGCCGACGGCAAGCAGCCTCATACGATTGAAAGTCTTCAACAAGAGACAGGCATACCTGTGAGAATAGTCAACGACCTGCTCTACAAGCTGATGGAAGCACGTCTACTTATAGAGATTTCGTCAGATGAGAAAGGAGAAGCATCACAGTTCCTCCCTGCAGAGAGTATTGTAAACCTAAACCTTGGAGTACTTATAGACAGACTTGAGGCTCAAGGCAAATGGAAGATTGACTTACCAATTGGTAAATTAGTTGACAAGAAATGGGAGAAAGCACTCAACCTGCGAGGAAACTATCTGAAGTCACTACAAGAAATAAAGCTGGAAGATTTGGCAAAATAA
- a CDS encoding putative porin, giving the protein MKKLLFAFSLLCVWQGLTAQSLTGTDANGNIQQYDEMGNPRSENNSFNPNRTDSTRKSKTVPKGLHVWKIDRKLGSITPTTVDTIPHLFPNTTLATGTYGTYNTTGSNYTPRQSRIFLERKDMMQFMFMHPYSQVMKTPDEIHFTNTLSPITNLTYDNCGDKQNGEDHIDAKFAVNAGKRIGIGFDIDYDYARGYFQNQGVSHFNATLFGSYIGDKYQLHVVYSQHHRKTTENGGITNDDYITHPELFSESFNDNEIPVNLSSNWNRNDSRHIFLSHRYNVGFYRDVKMTDEEIEARKFAEKSKKENDKKKKSEEKPKGRDKNAKVGDNPAGGRPKDAVIAGDEPGQAKPSVNDSIAAIDSIADTIDTTRINVANKAIEDSLLAIDAAKDSAMMYMKKEFVPVTSFIHTFDYDNYEHIYQAYRSPKGYYANTYYNNFAGNSYTGDSIYDVTKYMMLKNTLGIGLLEGFNKWAKAGINIFATHELRQFDMPQFDTTAKIGYMERWTEHNVSVGGSLAKTLGKTLHYNLQAETWVVGEDAGQLKVDFSTDLNFPLFGDTVRLAANGYLHRLNPIFFERRFHSKHFWWDNSLDMTHRLKAEGVFAFDKTNTTLRVAIEEIQNYTYFSMDYTYTPSTGVKSISACVKQDSEILNIITAQIDQKLSLGPIHWDNVITYQSTTNSNLLPLPTLNLFSNLYLKFVYAKVLSVELGGTATYFTSYEAPDYVPQLGQYAIHSNAANKVTLGDFPIIDVYANLHLKHARFFVMMTNITSSSFNRKSFLTPHYPLNRQVFKMGVSWNFFN; this is encoded by the coding sequence ATGAAGAAACTATTATTTGCGTTTTCATTGCTATGTGTATGGCAAGGCTTAACAGCCCAGTCATTAACTGGAACCGATGCCAATGGAAACATCCAGCAGTACGATGAGATGGGTAATCCGCGTAGCGAAAACAATAGTTTCAACCCGAACAGAACTGATAGTACCAGAAAGAGCAAAACCGTTCCCAAAGGACTCCACGTGTGGAAGATAGACCGTAAGCTCGGAAGCATCACGCCTACTACAGTTGACACGATTCCTCATCTTTTCCCAAACACCACGCTTGCCACCGGAACATACGGAACATATAACACTACCGGTTCCAATTACACCCCAAGACAGTCAAGAATCTTTCTGGAACGCAAAGACATGATGCAATTCATGTTCATGCACCCATACAGTCAAGTGATGAAGACACCTGACGAGATTCACTTCACCAATACCCTTTCACCAATAACCAACCTCACTTATGACAACTGTGGTGACAAGCAGAACGGCGAAGACCATATAGACGCAAAGTTCGCAGTAAACGCAGGCAAGAGAATCGGCATAGGCTTCGACATTGACTACGACTATGCACGCGGATATTTTCAGAACCAGGGCGTATCTCACTTCAACGCAACGCTTTTCGGCTCATATATTGGCGACAAATACCAACTGCATGTGGTCTATTCTCAGCATCATCGCAAGACGACGGAGAATGGTGGTATTACCAACGATGACTACATAACCCACCCTGAACTGTTCAGCGAGTCGTTCAACGACAACGAGATTCCTGTAAACCTCAGTTCCAACTGGAACAGAAACGACTCGCGTCACATCTTCCTGTCACACCGTTACAATGTAGGCTTCTACCGTGATGTAAAGATGACAGACGAAGAGATTGAGGCAAGGAAGTTTGCAGAGAAGTCAAAGAAAGAGAACGACAAGAAAAAGAAGAGCGAAGAAAAGCCCAAAGGACGCGACAAGAACGCAAAGGTGGGCGACAATCCTGCTGGTGGACGCCCCAAAGATGCTGTCATAGCTGGTGACGAGCCTGGACAAGCAAAACCATCTGTCAATGATAGTATAGCAGCCATCGACAGCATTGCCGACACCATTGACACAACTCGCATAAACGTGGCCAACAAAGCCATAGAGGACAGTCTGCTGGCTATAGATGCGGCGAAGGACTCAGCTATGATGTACATGAAGAAGGAATTTGTGCCAGTGACAAGTTTCATACACACCTTCGACTACGATAACTACGAACATATCTATCAGGCTTACAGGTCGCCCAAAGGCTACTATGCCAACACCTATTATAATAATTTCGCAGGCAACAGCTACACAGGCGACTCCATTTATGATGTAACGAAATACATGATGCTGAAGAATACGCTCGGCATTGGACTGCTTGAGGGTTTCAACAAATGGGCAAAGGCAGGCATCAACATCTTTGCCACTCATGAACTGAGACAGTTTGACATGCCTCAGTTCGACACAACCGCCAAGATAGGATATATGGAGCGATGGACAGAGCATAACGTCAGCGTGGGTGGCAGCTTGGCAAAGACACTGGGCAAGACGCTCCACTACAACCTTCAAGCAGAGACATGGGTAGTGGGCGAAGATGCAGGACAGCTGAAGGTTGACTTCTCTACAGACCTGAACTTCCCATTATTCGGCGATACTGTAAGACTGGCAGCAAACGGTTATCTACATCGCTTGAACCCGATCTTCTTTGAACGTAGATTCCACTCCAAGCATTTCTGGTGGGACAACTCACTTGACATGACTCACAGGCTGAAAGCTGAGGGTGTGTTCGCATTTGACAAGACAAACACCACACTCCGCGTGGCTATTGAGGAGATTCAGAACTATACTTACTTCAGCATGGACTACACCTACACTCCTTCAACAGGTGTGAAGTCAATATCAGCATGCGTAAAACAGGACTCAGAGATACTGAACATCATAACAGCACAGATAGACCAAAAGCTCAGCCTAGGTCCTATCCACTGGGACAACGTCATCACATATCAATCTACGACTAATTCAAACCTGTTGCCGCTTCCCACGCTAAACCTGTTCTCAAACCTCTATTTGAAGTTTGTCTATGCAAAGGTGCTTAGCGTTGAGCTTGGAGGTACGGCAACATATTTCACAAGCTATGAGGCACCCGACTATGTGCCACAGCTGGGACAATATGCCATTCACAGCAATGCCGCAAACAAGGTTACGCTTGGCGACTTCCCTATCATAGATGTATATGCTAACCTTCACCTGAAGCATGCACGCTTCTTTGTGATGATGACAAACATCACATCTTCATCATTCAACAGGAAATCATTCCTTACGCCACACTATCCGCTGAACCGTCAGGTATTCAAGATGGGTGTTTCGTGGAACTTCTTCAACTAA
- a CDS encoding DUF4468 domain-containing protein: MKRLIIAMAMCLPMAAVAQDNSWEQNTTAVKANVNPKYLAGAVPEVDGKVVFETTIEAPGKTKKQIYDLLLEDMTRLTKEDNQFEQSTIVQLENNDYSQIVGSYQEWLVFKNKPLVLDRTRLFYHLIAEIKDGEATIKMTRIHYLYDEEREPTPYKAEEWINDKYGLNKKMTKTSRVSGKFRIKTIDRKDYLFNRLTKVLNK; the protein is encoded by the coding sequence ATGAAAAGACTTATCATAGCAATGGCGATGTGTCTGCCAATGGCAGCTGTCGCACAAGACAACTCATGGGAGCAAAACACTACTGCCGTCAAGGCAAACGTTAATCCAAAATACCTTGCAGGCGCAGTGCCCGAAGTGGACGGCAAGGTGGTGTTTGAAACAACCATCGAGGCACCAGGCAAGACAAAGAAACAGATATACGACCTGCTTCTCGAGGACATGACTCGCTTGACAAAAGAAGACAACCAGTTCGAGCAGAGCACCATAGTCCAATTAGAGAACAACGACTACTCACAGATTGTGGGCAGCTATCAGGAATGGCTCGTGTTCAAGAACAAGCCTCTTGTACTTGACCGCACTCGTCTGTTCTACCATCTCATTGCTGAAATAAAGGACGGCGAGGCAACAATAAAGATGACACGCATTCATTATCTCTATGATGAAGAGCGCGAGCCGACACCTTACAAGGCTGAAGAATGGATTAACGACAAATATGGTCTGAACAAGAAGATGACAAAGACATCACGCGTAAGCGGCAAGTTCCGCATCAAGACCATTGATCGCAAAGACTATCTCTTCAACAGGCTGACAAAAGTTCTAAACAAGTAA
- the ligA gene encoding NAD-dependent DNA ligase LigA: MSATLFDESERILQLRKELHEHNYRYYVLNQPTIGDQEFDFLMHELQDLEARHPDMFDANSPTQRVGSDLNPEFRQVEHRYPMLSLSNTYSEQDVREWYESVNKGLAGEDFEVCCEMKYDGLSISLTYVDGRLTQAVTRGDGVHGDDVTANVRTIRAIPLVLPGEGYPHEFEIRGEILMPWAVFERLNKEREAAEEPLFANPRNAASGTLKSLDTRVVASRQLDAYLYYLLGSELPAEGHYENLEAARRWGFKISEGMRKVKTVEEILEFINYWDVERKNLPVATDGIVLKVNSLRQQRSLGYTAKSPRWAIAYKFKAERECTRLLEVTYQVGRTGAVTPVANMEPVQLAGTTVKRATLNNEDFIRSFDLHIGDYVYVEKGGEIIPKIVGVDIDQRPIIAQQVQFIKRCPECGTPLVRYDGEAAWYCPNDAGCPPQIKGRIEHFIARKAMNIDSLGPETVDEYFRRGLIKNVADLYDIDVQQINGDGSRTKSAQKLVNAIQESKKVPFERVVFALGIRFVGETSARLLARHFKNIDALMNAGLVELQEVEGIGEVMAKSIISYFHDEKNRAIVERLRGYGLQMALSESQTAAASDRLAGKSIVISGVFAHHSRDEYKLLIEQHGGKNVGSISGKTSFILAGENMGPSKLEKAQKLGVAIVSEDEFLKMIEN; encoded by the coding sequence ATGTCAGCGACACTATTCGACGAAAGTGAACGTATATTACAACTGCGAAAAGAGCTCCATGAGCACAATTATCGTTACTATGTGCTCAATCAGCCCACGATAGGCGACCAGGAGTTCGATTTTCTCATGCATGAGCTTCAGGACCTTGAAGCTCGTCATCCGGATATGTTTGATGCCAATTCGCCTACTCAGCGAGTGGGTAGCGACCTTAATCCAGAGTTCCGTCAGGTAGAGCATCGTTACCCCATGCTTTCCTTGTCGAATACATACAGCGAGCAAGATGTTCGCGAGTGGTATGAGTCTGTAAACAAGGGACTTGCAGGAGAAGACTTTGAGGTTTGCTGCGAGATGAAATATGATGGTTTGTCCATCTCTTTAACCTATGTTGATGGCCGGCTTACTCAGGCTGTTACTCGTGGCGACGGTGTTCATGGCGACGATGTTACAGCCAATGTGCGCACCATTCGTGCCATCCCTCTTGTGCTCCCTGGCGAGGGCTATCCTCATGAGTTTGAGATTCGTGGCGAGATACTCATGCCTTGGGCTGTGTTCGAACGTCTGAATAAAGAGCGTGAGGCGGCTGAAGAGCCTTTGTTCGCTAACCCTCGCAATGCTGCCAGTGGCACCCTGAAGAGTCTTGACACTCGTGTTGTGGCCTCTCGTCAGCTTGACGCCTATCTTTACTATCTTCTTGGTAGTGAGCTGCCTGCTGAAGGCCACTATGAGAACCTTGAGGCTGCCAGACGATGGGGCTTCAAAATCAGCGAGGGAATGCGCAAGGTGAAGACTGTTGAAGAGATTCTTGAGTTCATAAATTATTGGGATGTTGAGCGTAAGAATCTTCCTGTTGCAACGGATGGTATTGTATTGAAGGTCAATAGTTTAAGACAACAGCGTTCACTTGGTTATACAGCTAAGAGTCCTCGTTGGGCCATAGCCTATAAGTTCAAGGCAGAGCGTGAGTGCACCCGTCTGCTTGAGGTGACTTATCAGGTGGGGCGTACAGGTGCCGTCACTCCTGTGGCAAACATGGAGCCTGTCCAGCTTGCAGGCACCACGGTGAAGCGTGCCACACTAAATAATGAGGACTTCATCCGCTCTTTTGACCTCCATATAGGCGACTATGTCTATGTGGAAAAAGGCGGTGAAATCATTCCAAAGATAGTTGGTGTGGATATAGACCAGCGTCCCATAATCGCTCAGCAGGTGCAGTTTATCAAGCGCTGTCCTGAGTGTGGTACTCCTCTCGTGCGCTATGACGGCGAGGCAGCCTGGTATTGTCCTAACGATGCTGGGTGTCCGCCTCAGATAAAGGGCCGCATAGAGCATTTCATTGCGCGAAAAGCCATGAACATCGACTCTTTAGGTCCTGAGACCGTAGATGAATACTTCCGCCGAGGGCTTATAAAGAACGTGGCCGACCTTTACGATATAGACGTTCAGCAGATAAACGGTGACGGAAGTCGTACTAAGTCGGCACAGAAGCTCGTCAATGCTATACAGGAATCGAAAAAAGTCCCATTTGAACGAGTTGTCTTTGCTCTTGGCATTCGTTTCGTGGGCGAGACATCGGCACGCCTCCTTGCACGTCATTTCAAGAATATCGATGCGTTGATGAATGCAGGGCTTGTCGAGCTTCAGGAGGTTGAAGGCATTGGCGAGGTGATGGCAAAGAGCATCATCAGCTATTTCCACGATGAGAAAAATCGCGCCATCGTAGAGCGTTTGCGTGGCTATGGCTTGCAGATGGCCCTTTCTGAGAGTCAGACAGCTGCTGCCTCCGATCGTCTGGCAGGCAAGAGCATCGTTATAAGTGGTGTGTTCGCTCATCATTCGCGCGATGAGTATAAGCTGCTCATTGAACAGCATGGCGGAAAAAATGTCGGTTCCATCAGTGGAAAGACATCATTCATCCTTGCTGGCGAGAACATGGGACCTTCTAAACTTGAGAAGGCTCAGAAGCTTGGTGTTGCCATCGTCTCTGAGGATGAATTCCTGAAAATGATTGAAAACTAA
- a CDS encoding UDP-N-acetyl glucosamine 2-epimerase: MKNVCILAGARPNFVKVAPLIRALQKADGACFELVYAGPADDPTLEDSLFDDLQMPRPTTFLGVDSVSLNEITSSVMAEFDAYLEQKPADVVIVVDDLASTMAAAIVTKKRGIKLAHLVAGTRSFDINMPKEINRLVIDALSDYLFTAGVKSNSVATREQGEASQTYMVGNILMDTLRFNRPRLRRPELSGIALDEPYLVLTLNRRALLADEARLGELLNALVESAGATPVIAPLRAKAAEVVGRLCSSVKIVPSLSYLEFGWLTAHAKGIITDSGNVAEEATFNGVPCITLNSYTEHQETVTKGTNVLVDGSAEKLSEALQTMLHGEWKTSSLPDRWDGRTAERIVQILLSE; this comes from the coding sequence ATGAAGAATGTATGTATTTTGGCTGGTGCCCGTCCCAACTTTGTAAAGGTGGCACCGCTCATACGTGCCCTGCAGAAGGCTGATGGCGCATGTTTTGAACTTGTCTATGCAGGACCAGCTGATGACCCCACTCTTGAAGACAGCCTCTTCGACGATTTGCAGATGCCTCGTCCTACAACCTTCCTGGGTGTCGATAGCGTCAGTCTTAACGAGATAACGAGCAGTGTGATGGCAGAGTTCGATGCTTATCTTGAGCAGAAGCCTGCCGATGTGGTTATTGTCGTTGACGATCTCGCCTCCACGATGGCTGCTGCCATAGTGACGAAAAAGCGTGGAATAAAGCTTGCCCACCTTGTGGCTGGCACTCGCTCTTTCGACATAAACATGCCCAAGGAGATAAACCGTCTCGTTATCGATGCCCTTTCCGACTATCTGTTTACTGCCGGCGTTAAGAGCAATAGTGTTGCAACTCGCGAGCAGGGAGAGGCCTCTCAGACCTATATGGTGGGTAATATCCTCATGGATACCCTTCGTTTCAACCGCCCTCGTCTGCGCCGTCCTGAGCTGTCAGGCATCGCTCTTGACGAGCCCTACCTTGTTCTCACCCTCAATCGTCGTGCTCTGCTTGCCGATGAGGCCCGTCTCGGTGAGCTGTTGAACGCTCTCGTTGAGTCAGCAGGCGCTACTCCCGTCATCGCTCCGCTTCGTGCAAAGGCAGCCGAGGTCGTTGGCAGACTCTGCAGCAGCGTAAAGATCGTTCCCTCGCTGTCATATCTTGAGTTCGGCTGGCTCACGGCTCATGCCAAGGGCATCATCACCGATAGTGGCAATGTGGCTGAGGAGGCAACCTTCAACGGCGTGCCTTGCATCACTCTCAATAGCTATACCGAGCATCAGGAGACCGTCACCAAGGGCACCAACGTTCTTGTCGATGGAAGCGCCGAAAAGCTCTCAGAGGCTCTTCAGACTATGCTCCACGGAGAATGGAAGACCTCATCTTTGCCCGACCGCTGGGATGGTCGCACAGCTGAGCGCATCGTCCAGATTCTTTTGTCGGAATAG